A window of Bacteroidia bacterium genomic DNA:
TTGTTGCCAAATCCGAAAATCCTCAAACCGTGTCAATTTATCCAAACTCATAATTCAATTTATTATATCATGATTTTTACAGCCTAAACCTCGAACCCAGAACCCTGAACGTTGACCCCAGAACCCCGAACGTTGAACCCTGAACCCCGAACGTTGAACCCAGAACGTTGAACCCAGAACCCAGAACCCAAAACGCTACAACCTCTTTAGACTTTCCTCCAAACTCTTAATCTTCGCCTCAGCATCCGCTTGTTTTTGCTTTTCATTTTCCAATACCTGGGCTGGGGCATTATTCACGAAGCGCTCATTTTCCAGCTTTTTCATGACCGATTGCAAGAACCCGCGCTGGTATTTCAACTCCTCATTCAGCTTCGCCTTTTCCGCCTCAGTATCAAAAGCACCAGTTCGTGGAATGTAAAATTCATCCGTTCTAATCATAAATGAAATAGCATTTTCCGGGGCCGATGGTGTTTCGCGTATTTCCTCCAGTTTGCACAGTTTTATGATTTCAACATTAAAACGGTTGTAAACCTTGCCCTGATCCTGCTTCACCAGTAAAGTCAGCTTTTCGGTACCGGCTATGCCAAATTCATTGCGGATGTTCCGTATCTGGGAAATCAGCTCCATTACCTTTTCCGTCTCTCTGAGCAACGGCTCGTCCACTTCCCTGAGCTTTGGATATTCGGCCACCGAAAGGAAATTCTGCTCCCTGCGTTCGCGGAGCGTATGATAAATTTCTTCAGAAATAAATGGCATGAAAGGATGGATCAGCTTCATCAGCATCTCGAAGAAATCCAGCGTCTGTTCGTATACCGGTTTGCAAATTTGCTCGTCCTTTCCCGGCTTCACCATTTCCAGGTACCAGGAGCAGAAGTCGTCCCAGATGAGCTTATAAATATCAATCAATACCTCGCTAATGCGGAATTCATCGTACTTCTGCTGCGTGTCGCGTACCACTTTGTCCAGCCGGGCCTGGAACCAGTTGATGGGCGCAAGTGCACTGTTTTCCAGCGCATCCGAAACGCGGCCATCGTCCTCCCAGCCTTTTACGAGCCGCAATACATTCCATATTTTATTGCAAAAATTGCGGCCCTGCCTCACCTGCTCCATGTCGAATAGCAGATCGTTGCCGGCAGGTGCAGAAAATAATACACCCGTACGCATTGCATCGGCTCCGTATTGCTTTATCAGGTCCAGTGGATCGGGGCTGTTGCCAAGTTGCTTGCTCATTTTCCGGCCCTGGCTGTCGCGGACAATTCCCGTAAAGTATACCCGCTCAAACGGTTTCGTATTCCGGAATTCGTAGCCCGCCATGATCATCCTCGCCACCCAGAAGAAGATAATGTCCGGAGCCGTTACCAAAGTGTTTGTAGGATAATAGTAGCGAATATCCTCGTTGTCAGGGTTGAGAATGCCATCGAAAACCGAGATGGGCCACAGCCACGAACTGAACCAGGTATCCACCACAGCTTCCTCCTGCCGCAAATCCTCCAGGCGGAGTGCAGCGTTTCCCGTTTTCTCTTGGGCTAGTTTCAG
This region includes:
- a CDS encoding valine--tRNA ligase; this encodes MPISKTYEPNEIEEKWYRQWLDNKLFHSEPDAREPYTIVIPPPNVTGSLHMGHMLNNTIQDVLVRRARMQGYNACWVPGTDHASIATETKVVNMLREKGIRKQDVSREEFLEHAWEWKEKYGGIILEQLKKLGASCDWDRTRFTMEEKLSASVTKVFVDLHNKGLIYRGYRMVNWDPAGKTALSDEEVIHREEQSHLYYLDYAIKDSDRKITIATTRPESILGDSAICVHPDDDRYRDLVGQKALVPLINREVPIIADEYVTMEFGTGALKVTPAHDLNDYELGLKHKLEFIDILNEDATMNEKAQLYIGEDRFAVRKKIVAELKEKGFLQKVEQITNNVGYSERTNVVIEPRLSLQWFVTMKDLATPALAAVADGSVLFFPSKFKNTYRHWMAIIKDWCISRQLWWGQRIPAWFISDDEYFVAENAEEALKLAQEKTGNAALRLEDLRQEEAVVDTWFSSWLWPISVFDGILNPDNEDIRYYYPTNTLVTAPDIIFFWVARMIMAGYEFRNTKPFERVYFTGIVRDSQGRKMSKQLGNSPDPLDLIKQYGADAMRTGVLFSAPAGNDLLFDMEQVRQGRNFCNKIWNVLRLVKGWEDDGRVSDALENSALAPINWFQARLDKVVRDTQQKYDEFRISEVLIDIYKLIWDDFCSWYLEMVKPGKDEQICKPVYEQTLDFFEMLMKLIHPFMPFISEEIYHTLRERREQNFLSVAEYPKLREVDEPLLRETEKVMELISQIRNIRNEFGIAGTEKLTLLVKQDQGKVYNRFNVEIIKLCKLEEIRETPSAPENAISFMIRTDEFYIPRTGAFDTEAEKAKLNEELKYQRGFLQSVMKKLENERFVNNAPAQVLENEKQKQADAEAKIKSLEESLKRL